The window AAATGacaaaggaacaaaaaaaagcAAAATGGGAGTCAAAATGGTCATAGATTCAAACTTGTCGACCAACATTTTGTCTAATTTACGGAGGGTGGCAGGACAAAAaatttaacctaatttaagtagattacaacataagtatataaaaatttatttatccaATGACTTGGAACTATCATTGAGATTTCATAACAAGTTGATacatctaaataattttaatttaaataaacTTAGTTcttatattctaattttttttttttttttaaaagagagagcTTCAAGTTCTTAGGAAGAGCATTATGAAATAATTCGTACGATTCGAGAGTCGTACACAACTCATGTACGATCCGAGAGTCAAGTTCCTGTGCATGAGTTCAGGTCAACACTGGTATAATACTCGATTATTAATTGGAAGCTAGCAAGACGGTTTTGAATTGTAATTGATCTAAACTTTCGATTAGCAATTTATTGCGACCAGCCCAAAATGCACATATGAATTATAAGAAGTTTACATTATATAATAACATGTTTTTATACTATCAATACAATTTAACTGACTATATTAGATCAacactctattcttaagataaCAATACCTGCTTTAGTAGGAAAGATTATGGAGTATATTATTATAGATCAACTTAACCTTGAAAATTCTACGACCTTACTTGAACAAGACATGTTCTATAGGCTCGTACCACTGTATCCTTGAGTTCTAAGGAGACCGGAAATTATTAATTCTGGACGATGAACCATGACCTTTAGATCAGAGCGTGATTAAAAGTCCCAAGGCCTTCGGGCCTTGGAGCCTTATAGAGGATCGTTCACTCCGACTCGGAGCTGGGATGGTCTAATGGCTGTCTGACAGACTCTTAACCTTGTAAATACTAGTaatatgaaaaaacacactTTCACTTCCATAGGATTTTTCCAAGTTCAAGCAAGTTTATCCGGTAATATAAGCAACAAAAGAATCCATCTCCTTGCAACTCGACCCATTCATCACCGACTTCTTCACAGCGTCACTCACCTCCACCACTCTCTGCCGCATCTCCTCCCCTTCTGTAGAACCTATCAACTTCCTCACCGCGTTTTCAATTCTCACAGCACTCACCAATTCATCTCGATTTTCCCAATCTCTCACAATGTTCCCAATCTTCAAAACCTTCGTTATCAGCACAGTATTCCTCGGTTGATCCGAATGAATAGGCCAAGCAGCTATTGGCACTCCCATTGAAATGCTCTCTATACAAGAATTCCACCCGCAATGACTCATGAATCCACCAACTGACACGTGTCCCAAAATTTCCAATTGTGGGGCCcaatttttttctataaaaCCAAGCCCCTTTTCTTTAATTCTCTGCTCATACCCTTCTGGCAAAGCGCAGTTAATTCCTCTTTCGACATTATCCCCACCTTTTTTATCAGCTTGTCGAAGAACCCAAATGAATTTTTGCCCGCTTTGTTCTAATCCAAGTGCCAGCTCGTTAATTTGTTCGTTCGATAGTGTAGTCGTAGATCCAAACGAAACATAAATCACCGAATTCAGTTCTTGTTTATCAAGCCATGCAAAACATGCATGGCTTTCTTTCCTGAAACTTCCAATTTCCACTGGATTTAATGGACCAATTGCCCATTGCTTGTTTTTGCGTTGTTCTTCAAGCAAATCAATGAAAACGCCTTCGATTTCTTTGCATGAATTGTGGAGACCAACTGAGTAAATGTCTCTTGACTCGCGTTGCAGCTTTAAGTATTCTATTGTTTCTGAATCAAATGTGTTTTCCCTTGGAGGAAGCTCTGCAATTATTTCAGCTACCGGAGATGGAAGTGGTTTTTTCGTAGTTTCACAGGCGAATGACAGAGCGG of the Lycium ferocissimum isolate CSIRO_LF1 unplaced genomic scaffold, AGI_CSIRO_Lferr_CH_V1 ctg685___fragment_1, whole genome shotgun sequence genome contains:
- the LOC132045514 gene encoding zeatin O-xylosyltransferase-like, with product MANPFDLKKHDQINNEETSQIAIVIVPYLEQGHLNPLLNLSRLLSSYNFPVFFLGTNTSNRQAKFRLCGWDILDFPTMHFHDLVPQSPGSCSNVPTSLMEKIGSFFTSILLLRNPIREFLQEISSTYRRTVVINDLGMSWVVQDAISIPNVECYCFHTISAFTALSFACETTKKPLPSPVAEIIAELPPRENTFDSETIEYLKLQRESRDIYSVGLHNSCKEIEGVFIDLLEEQRKNKQWAIGPLNPVEIGSFRKESHACFAWLDKQELNSVIYVSFGSTTTLSNEQINELALGLEQSGQKFIWVLRQADKKGGDNVERGINCALPEGYEQRIKEKGLGFIEKNWAPQLEILGHVSVGGFMSHCGWNSCIESISMGVPIAAWPIHSDQPRNTVLITKVLKIGNIVRDWENRDELVSAVRIENAVRKLIGSTEGEEMRQRVVEVSDAVKKSVMNGSSCKEMDSFVAYITG